A stretch of the Dechloromonas sp. TW-R-39-2 genome encodes the following:
- a CDS encoding DUF1840 domain-containing protein — MLVRFVSSETGEVLMFAETAAALLQAIGKETTARGVFTPPEMPLAAEKLRQAVAQSEDPPEDEELDEKGKKKPPAVGFRQRAWPLIDMLERTGRAGRDANIIWEAPQAF, encoded by the coding sequence ATGCTTGTCCGATTTGTCTCCAGTGAGACGGGTGAAGTGTTGATGTTTGCCGAAACGGCTGCCGCCTTGTTGCAGGCGATCGGTAAGGAAACAACGGCGCGGGGCGTTTTTACCCCGCCGGAAATGCCGCTTGCAGCAGAAAAACTGCGTCAGGCAGTAGCGCAGTCGGAAGACCCGCCGGAGGATGAAGAGCTTGATGAGAAGGGCAAGAAAAAACCACCGGCGGTTGGGTTTCGCCAACGTGCCTGGCCATTGATCGACATGCTTGAGCGAACCGGTCGCGCCGGCCGGGACGCCAATATCATCTGGGAAGCGCCACAGGCTTTCTAG
- the trkA gene encoding Trk system potassium transporter TrkA → MKVIILGAGQVGASVAEGLVSEENDITVIDSNAARLAKLQDRLDLRTVVGDAATPSVLRSAGAEDADMVIALTQSDQSNLVACKLAQSVFNIPTRIARLRSRDFLEDATLLSPDNFAVDFALCPEQVITDYIQRLIEFPEALQVLNFAKGRVSLVAVRAYEGGLLVGQQIKQMKALLPFGMDARIAAIFRRDQAVFPEGETVVEAGDEVFLLAAAEHIRPVLRQLRRMMTPVERIMVAGGGNIGLRVAKALDKRYEIKLIEGRPERAELLANELENTLVLLGDATDEELLEQENIAEMDLFLSLTNDDEDNIMAGSLAKRLGCKRVVALINRRAYAEMIEGGPIDIGISPAQISIGTLLAHVRQGDVAEVHSLRRGAAEALELVAHGDANTSKIVGRRIDQIDWPHGVTVAALVRNFDKAVVIGQTDDWTSITRHGEVEIAHHDTVIQANDHVIVFCTRKKLVKKVEKLFQVSFGFL, encoded by the coding sequence ATGAAAGTCATCATTCTGGGGGCCGGCCAGGTCGGTGCCAGTGTGGCCGAAGGGCTGGTTTCCGAAGAAAACGACATCACGGTGATCGATAGCAATGCGGCACGCCTGGCCAAGTTGCAGGATAGGCTCGATTTACGCACGGTCGTCGGCGATGCGGCGACGCCTTCGGTTTTGCGCAGTGCCGGTGCCGAGGATGCCGATATGGTGATTGCGCTGACTCAAAGCGACCAGAGCAATCTGGTTGCCTGCAAGCTGGCGCAAAGCGTATTCAATATTCCCACCCGGATTGCCCGCCTGCGTTCGCGGGATTTTCTCGAAGACGCCACCTTGCTCTCGCCCGATAATTTCGCGGTCGACTTCGCGCTTTGCCCGGAACAGGTGATCACCGATTACATCCAGCGCCTGATCGAGTTTCCCGAGGCCTTGCAGGTACTCAATTTTGCCAAGGGCCGGGTCAGCCTGGTTGCTGTCAGGGCGTACGAAGGCGGCCTGCTTGTCGGTCAGCAGATCAAGCAGATGAAGGCTTTGCTACCCTTCGGGATGGATGCCCGGATTGCAGCGATCTTCCGGCGCGATCAGGCGGTTTTCCCGGAAGGCGAGACGGTTGTCGAGGCGGGGGACGAGGTTTTTCTGCTGGCCGCTGCGGAGCATATCCGTCCGGTTTTGCGCCAATTGCGCCGGATGATGACGCCGGTTGAGCGGATCATGGTTGCCGGGGGCGGCAATATCGGCCTGCGGGTCGCCAAGGCGCTTGATAAGCGCTATGAAATCAAGTTGATCGAAGGACGCCCGGAGCGCGCCGAGCTTCTGGCCAATGAGCTTGAAAATACGCTGGTTCTGCTCGGTGATGCGACCGATGAGGAGTTGCTCGAGCAGGAAAACATTGCGGAAATGGACCTCTTTCTCTCGCTGACCAACGATGATGAAGACAACATCATGGCGGGGAGCCTGGCCAAGCGTCTGGGCTGCAAGCGGGTGGTTGCCCTGATCAATCGCCGGGCGTATGCCGAAATGATCGAAGGTGGCCCGATCGATATCGGAATCTCGCCCGCCCAGATATCGATCGGTACCTTGCTGGCCCATGTGCGCCAGGGCGATGTGGCGGAAGTGCACTCCTTGCGGCGCGGTGCTGCGGAGGCCCTGGAGCTGGTCGCGCACGGCGATGCGAACACATCGAAGATCGTCGGTCGTCGCATCGACCAAATCGATTGGCCGCACGGCGTAACCGTTGCCGCCCTGGTTCGCAATTTCGACAAGGCGGTGGTGATTGGCCAGACCGATGACTGGACTTCAATTACCCGGCATGGCGAGGTTGAGATCGCCCATCACGACACGGTGATTCAGGCAAATGACCATGTGATTGTTTTCTGCACCCGGAAAAAGCTGGTCAAGAAGGTCGAAAAGCTTTTCCAGGTCAGTTTCGGCTTTCTTTAA
- the hemE gene encoding uroporphyrinogen decarboxylase has protein sequence MSRPKNDTFLRALLKEPTEYTPLWLMRQAGRYLPEYCETRKRAGNFLNLCKSPTMACEVTLQPLARYDLDAAILFSDILTVPDAMGLGLYFAEGEGPRFERPLREEWAINNLTAPDPYEHLGYVMDAVSEIRRALDNSVPLIGFSGSPYTLACYMVEGQGSSDFRHIKGMMYSRPDLLHKILSVTTESVISYLNAQIDSGAQAVMIFDTWGGSLSNAAYQEFSLQYMQRIVAGLKKEKDGQRIPSIVFTKNGGLWLEKIAAIGCDAVGLDWTIDIGEARRRVGDKVALQGNLDPNVLFAGPEVVAAEARKVLDSFGAGNTGHVFNLGHGISQFTPPESVTALVEAVHGHSRLLRK, from the coding sequence GTGAGCCGACCCAAGAACGACACCTTCCTGCGCGCCCTTCTCAAGGAGCCGACCGAATACACCCCGCTCTGGCTGATGCGTCAGGCCGGTCGCTATCTGCCCGAATACTGCGAAACGCGTAAGCGGGCAGGCAATTTCCTGAATCTGTGCAAATCGCCGACGATGGCCTGCGAAGTTACCCTGCAGCCGCTGGCCCGCTACGATCTGGATGCCGCCATTCTGTTCTCCGACATCCTGACCGTGCCGGATGCGATGGGCCTGGGTCTTTATTTCGCAGAAGGCGAAGGGCCGCGTTTCGAACGTCCGCTGCGCGAGGAATGGGCGATCAACAACCTGACCGCGCCGGACCCGTACGAGCATCTTGGTTACGTGATGGATGCCGTTTCCGAAATCCGCCGCGCGCTGGACAATTCGGTGCCGCTGATCGGCTTCTCCGGCAGCCCGTACACGCTTGCCTGCTACATGGTCGAAGGCCAGGGTTCGAGCGATTTCCGCCATATCAAGGGAATGATGTACAGCCGGCCGGACCTGCTGCACAAGATCCTGTCGGTGACCACCGAATCGGTGATTTCCTACCTGAACGCCCAGATCGACTCCGGCGCCCAGGCGGTGATGATTTTCGATACCTGGGGCGGTTCGCTATCAAATGCGGCCTACCAGGAGTTCTCGCTGCAATACATGCAGCGCATCGTGGCCGGCTTGAAGAAGGAAAAAGACGGCCAGCGCATTCCGAGCATCGTGTTCACCAAGAATGGTGGCCTGTGGCTGGAAAAAATTGCGGCCATCGGCTGCGATGCCGTTGGCCTCGACTGGACGATCGATATCGGTGAAGCCCGCCGTCGCGTTGGCGACAAGGTTGCGCTGCAGGGCAATCTCGACCCGAACGTGCTGTTCGCCGGGCCGGAAGTCGTTGCTGCCGAAGCCAGGAAAGTGCTCGACAGCTTTGGTGCCGGCAATACCGGTCATGTCTTCAACCTCGGCCACGGTATTTCGCAATTTACGCCGCCAGAAAGCGTGACCGCCTTGGTTGAAGCGGTGCATGGACACAGTCGTTTATTACGTAAGTGA
- a CDS encoding MOSC domain-containing protein, with translation MAKISLFIGDIRPLAGSGRPTGIYKQPVTGALELTLTGFVGDEQADKRVHGGPEKAVHLYPARHYQRLAKQFPEAAAALQAGSLGENISTGELDESNVRVGEIYQLGTARLQVCQPRNPCWKIDTRFSSDGMAAFIAENSLTGWYWRVVQPGIVRPGDELNCLESLDSPTLADAMQLCQAHRPDPADLEKLTDTPGIAADWQRKIRARADWLRRNTPLTQPQSGVPRET, from the coding sequence ATGGCCAAAATTTCACTTTTCATCGGCGATATTCGCCCACTTGCCGGCTCAGGACGCCCGACCGGCATTTACAAACAGCCTGTCACCGGGGCGCTTGAACTGACACTCACCGGCTTTGTCGGGGATGAACAGGCCGACAAGCGCGTGCATGGCGGGCCTGAAAAAGCCGTACACCTTTATCCGGCACGACATTACCAGCGACTCGCAAAACAATTCCCCGAAGCTGCCGCAGCACTTCAAGCCGGCAGCCTGGGTGAAAACATATCGACTGGCGAACTCGACGAAAGCAACGTCCGGGTCGGAGAGATTTATCAACTCGGCACCGCCCGTCTTCAAGTTTGCCAACCGCGCAATCCCTGCTGGAAGATCGATACCCGATTTTCCAGCGATGGCATGGCCGCCTTTATTGCTGAAAATTCGCTGACCGGCTGGTATTGGCGAGTTGTACAACCCGGCATCGTCAGACCGGGTGACGAACTGAACTGCCTTGAATCGCTCGACAGCCCGACACTGGCCGATGCCATGCAGCTTTGCCAGGCCCATCGCCCGGACCCAGCCGACCTTGAAAAACTGACCGACACTCCCGGCATCGCCGCTGACTGGCAGCGCAAAATTCGCGCGCGGGCCGACTGGTTACGGCGCAATACCCCCCTGACCCAGCCGCAAAGCGGCGTTCCACGTGAAACCTGA
- a CDS encoding nitrate/nitrite transporter — protein sequence MTTIDTRKLWIRLFLPFAAGYFLSYLYRTANAVIGPVLARELNLGDNALGLLTSTYFLAFGAAQLPLGMLLDRFGPRRVEAGLLLMAAAGAAIFSLSDTLGGLATGRALIGLGVSACLMASFKAFAQWFPVERQASLTGWIMASGGLGALAASKPLELALGFASWREIAFGLAVTTLFVAAALWTFAPDKTSESKGDGFAAQLAGVKSIFGSRHFWRYAPMGFCFTGGFMAVQGLWATRWMSVQEGLEAAAIASRLTWMSAAMLGGFLFMGFFSTALLRRGISLDRIYRWSMTLAIGLLASITFFPTLGGSLVWPILAACFSLSNVSYALVAQAFPAALSGRANTALNLLVFAGAFGLQWGIGILVDNLQHGGWSGDAAFRAAFLTLLGGQLLSLGWLFFSRQR from the coding sequence GTGACCACCATCGATACCCGCAAACTCTGGATCCGGCTTTTCCTGCCTTTTGCCGCCGGCTACTTCCTCTCCTACCTCTATCGCACGGCCAATGCTGTCATCGGCCCCGTTCTGGCACGCGAACTCAACCTGGGCGACAATGCACTCGGCTTGCTGACCAGCACCTATTTTCTTGCCTTTGGCGCAGCCCAGTTACCCTTGGGTATGCTGCTCGACCGCTTCGGACCGCGGCGAGTCGAAGCCGGGCTCCTGCTGATGGCCGCAGCCGGCGCTGCCATTTTCTCGCTTTCCGACACGCTGGGTGGGCTGGCAACCGGTCGCGCCTTGATCGGGCTGGGCGTTTCGGCCTGCCTGATGGCCTCGTTCAAAGCCTTCGCCCAATGGTTTCCGGTTGAGCGACAAGCCTCACTGACCGGCTGGATCATGGCTTCCGGCGGGCTTGGCGCGCTGGCCGCCTCAAAACCACTTGAGCTGGCTCTAGGCTTTGCCAGCTGGCGGGAAATTGCCTTTGGGCTCGCTGTCACAACACTTTTCGTCGCTGCGGCACTATGGACCTTCGCCCCCGACAAGACGAGTGAAAGCAAGGGCGATGGTTTCGCCGCTCAACTGGCCGGCGTCAAGTCGATCTTCGGCAGCCGGCATTTCTGGCGCTATGCACCGATGGGCTTCTGTTTTACCGGGGGCTTCATGGCTGTCCAAGGACTTTGGGCAACACGCTGGATGTCGGTTCAGGAAGGCCTGGAAGCCGCAGCCATCGCCAGTCGCCTGACCTGGATGAGCGCCGCCATGCTGGGCGGATTCCTGTTCATGGGGTTCTTTTCGACGGCATTGCTGCGCCGGGGCATTTCGCTTGACCGTATTTATCGCTGGTCGATGACGCTGGCGATCGGCCTCCTTGCGTCGATCACATTTTTCCCGACCCTGGGTGGCAGTCTCGTCTGGCCGATCCTGGCCGCCTGCTTTTCGCTTTCGAATGTCTCTTATGCCCTGGTGGCACAAGCGTTTCCTGCCGCACTCTCGGGGCGGGCAAATACAGCACTCAATCTGCTGGTTTTTGCCGGGGCCTTTGGTCTCCAATGGGGCATCGGCATACTGGTGGACAACCTTCAGCACGGAGGCTGGTCGGGTGACGCAGCCTTCCGCGCAGCCTTCCTGACCCTGCTAGGCGGCCAGCTGCTCTCCTTGGGCTGGCTTTTCTTCAGCCGGCAACGCTGA
- a CDS encoding methyltransferase domain-containing protein: MTIHITANPLETGTDELERLALEECIKRQRVDREVSVLVIPAGRCEVAIKFARMGARVTVADQPELQREIEGRILAAGLSDEIRFVPCDFPEFPVTAQNSPFDLIISRRGLCRLPYHEAKTIVRQMLHQLKIGGKLYLSILGLHSELSEGYAARDQIINERFAELSPELADKYNIRGPVSLYTERNLFMLLLEAGGSVLRTLTTTYGNVKGIAVRV; the protein is encoded by the coding sequence ATGACAATACATATTACCGCCAATCCCTTGGAGACAGGGACAGATGAGCTTGAGCGCCTGGCGCTTGAGGAATGCATCAAACGCCAACGGGTAGACCGGGAAGTTTCCGTTTTGGTCATACCGGCTGGCCGTTGTGAAGTCGCCATCAAATTTGCCCGCATGGGGGCACGCGTCACCGTGGCCGATCAGCCTGAGTTGCAGCGCGAGATTGAAGGCCGCATTCTGGCTGCCGGGCTGTCGGATGAAATCCGCTTTGTTCCTTGTGATTTCCCGGAATTTCCTGTCACAGCGCAAAATTCCCCGTTCGACCTGATCATTTCACGTCGCGGACTTTGCCGTCTGCCCTATCACGAGGCAAAAACAATCGTCAGACAAATGCTGCACCAACTCAAGATCGGCGGAAAACTTTATCTCTCGATCCTTGGCTTGCACTCCGAACTCAGCGAAGGTTATGCCGCTCGCGACCAGATCATCAACGAGCGTTTCGCCGAACTGTCGCCGGAGTTGGCCGACAAATACAACATTCGCGGCCCGGTTTCGCTTTATACCGAACGCAATCTCTTCATGTTGCTGCTTGAGGCGGGGGGCAGTGTGTTGCGCACCCTGACCACAACCTATGGCAATGTGAAGGGCATTGCTGTCCGGGTCTGA
- a CDS encoding primosomal protein N' — MPVLRVALDLPLHRLFDYLDPTASTAAIGRRVRVPFGRGEKLGVILDVVDESDWPLDQLKPASQILQDLPPLPADFLRLCEFASAYYQAAIGEVVMQALPAGLKRIDPPVRRNARARRLPDPSGLPQLTEEQAQAVEAVDVPAGFSVHLLHGVTGSGKTEVYLRLIDKALALGKQVLLLVPEINLTPQLEGRVRARFIDTSVVALHSELAEAARERNWRAAFSGEARIVLGTRLAIFTPMPELGLIIIDEEHDPSFKQQDGMRYSARDVGVFRARQLGVPILLGSATPSLESWANAKGQRYKLLSLRERANPDASLPTVHLVDTRKATLKEGVSEPLIAAIRERLARGEQSLVFLNRRGYAPVLACTACGWVSRCKRCAANMVLHQADRRLRCHHCGFEYRVPKACPTCGNQDILPFGRGTQRLEGWLVEQFPEARILRVDRDSVKSRKQWEAVLEKIHGGEADILVGTQMLAKGHDFPKLTLVGVLGADSALFAADWRAPERLFAQLMQVAGRAGRAELKGEVLIQTQYPDHPLYAALVAHDYPGFAETLLKEREQAGFPPYAFQAMLRAEAPDMADSIAFLTAAAAVPLIAEHENIMVYDPIPMKMARLANLERGQLLVESYSRPALQTFLPYWREAIQGIKAPSKLRWHIEVDPYEL; from the coding sequence ATGCCTGTTCTGCGTGTTGCTCTCGATCTGCCTTTGCACCGCTTGTTCGATTATCTCGATCCGACAGCGTCGACCGCAGCAATTGGCCGACGCGTGCGCGTCCCATTTGGCCGGGGTGAGAAACTCGGCGTCATTCTTGACGTGGTGGATGAGAGTGACTGGCCGCTTGATCAGCTAAAACCCGCAAGCCAGATATTGCAGGACTTGCCTCCTTTGCCTGCCGATTTTTTAAGGCTCTGTGAGTTTGCGAGTGCTTACTACCAAGCTGCGATCGGCGAAGTGGTCATGCAGGCCTTGCCGGCTGGTCTGAAACGGATTGATCCGCCGGTCCGTCGCAATGCTCGGGCACGACGTTTGCCAGATCCATCCGGTTTGCCGCAGTTGACCGAAGAACAGGCACAGGCCGTCGAGGCGGTCGATGTACCCGCGGGATTTTCAGTCCATCTGCTGCATGGGGTGACCGGTAGCGGCAAGACCGAGGTTTATCTGCGCTTGATTGATAAAGCCCTGGCTCTTGGCAAACAAGTTCTTCTGCTCGTGCCGGAAATCAATCTGACGCCACAACTTGAAGGCCGGGTGCGTGCCAGATTTATCGATACCAGCGTTGTTGCGTTGCACAGCGAACTGGCCGAGGCTGCCCGTGAGCGCAACTGGCGGGCGGCATTCTCGGGAGAAGCCCGTATCGTGCTGGGTACCCGGCTGGCGATTTTCACACCGATGCCTGAGCTTGGTCTGATCATCATCGATGAGGAGCACGATCCCTCTTTCAAGCAACAGGATGGAATGCGCTACTCCGCCCGGGATGTTGGCGTGTTCCGGGCCCGCCAGCTTGGCGTTCCGATTCTGCTCGGTTCGGCGACGCCTTCGCTGGAATCCTGGGCCAATGCCAAGGGCCAACGTTACAAACTGCTAAGTTTGCGCGAACGGGCCAATCCTGATGCCAGTTTGCCGACGGTCCATTTGGTCGATACGCGCAAGGCTACACTCAAGGAAGGGGTCAGCGAGCCACTGATTGCCGCGATCAGGGAGCGTCTGGCGCGCGGTGAGCAGAGCCTGGTCTTTCTCAATCGGCGCGGTTATGCCCCGGTGCTGGCCTGTACCGCCTGTGGCTGGGTTTCACGGTGCAAGCGGTGTGCCGCAAATATGGTCCTGCACCAGGCGGATCGCCGCTTGCGCTGCCACCACTGCGGTTTTGAATATCGTGTTCCCAAGGCTTGTCCAACTTGTGGCAACCAGGACATCCTGCCATTTGGGCGCGGCACTCAGCGGCTTGAAGGATGGCTGGTCGAGCAGTTTCCGGAAGCGCGTATCCTGCGTGTTGATCGCGATTCGGTCAAAAGTCGCAAGCAGTGGGAAGCGGTGCTTGAGAAAATCCATGGTGGTGAAGCCGATATTCTGGTCGGCACGCAAATGCTGGCCAAAGGCCATGATTTCCCGAAACTGACACTGGTTGGTGTGCTTGGCGCCGATTCGGCCTTGTTTGCCGCAGACTGGCGCGCGCCGGAACGTCTTTTTGCCCAGTTGATGCAGGTTGCCGGACGGGCTGGGCGGGCTGAACTGAAGGGTGAGGTTCTAATCCAGACGCAGTACCCCGATCACCCGCTTTATGCCGCACTGGTGGCGCACGATTACCCTGGATTTGCCGAAACCCTGCTCAAGGAGCGTGAGCAGGCAGGCTTCCCGCCTTACGCCTTTCAGGCGATGTTGCGGGCCGAGGCGCCGGACATGGCGGATTCGATTGCTTTCCTGACGGCGGCAGCAGCCGTTCCGCTGATTGCCGAGCACGAAAACATCATGGTTTATGACCCCATCCCGATGAAAATGGCCCGGCTGGCCAATCTGGAGCGTGGGCAGCTACTCGTCGAATCGTACTCCCGGCCTGCATTGCAGACGTTCTTGCCGTATTGGCGCGAGGCGATTCAAGGCATCAAGGCACCTTCGAAACTGCGCTGGCACATTGAGGTCGATCCTTACGAATTATGA
- a CDS encoding ROK family protein, with product MRIGIDLGGTKIEIIALGDDGRTLLRRRTVTPQGDYMATVMTLAGLVEAAEAELGRRGSVGIGIPGTESPTGGLIKNANSTCLNGKPLRRDLQAVLQREIRLANDANCFALSEAVDGSGQGAEIVFGIILGTGVGGGIVIDGKVIRGANAISGEWGHNPLPLPALDDLPLPDCYCGRQGCIESYLSGPALVREHFNRHGQQLDVAEIDRRASAGDAACESTLQRFEQRLGKALAGVINILDPQVIVLGGGLSKMTRLYRHLPVCCGPHIFSDVFQTRFEPPKHGDSSGVRGAAWLWN from the coding sequence TTGCGCATCGGCATTGACCTGGGCGGCACCAAGATCGAAATCATTGCCCTGGGCGATGATGGCCGTACTTTGTTGCGTCGCCGCACGGTAACCCCTCAGGGGGATTACATGGCAACCGTGATGACCTTGGCCGGACTCGTCGAAGCCGCCGAAGCCGAGTTGGGACGGCGCGGTAGTGTCGGTATCGGTATCCCCGGCACCGAGTCACCCACTGGCGGACTGATCAAGAATGCAAACTCGACCTGCCTGAACGGCAAGCCCCTGCGTCGCGACCTGCAAGCCGTGCTCCAGCGTGAAATCCGCCTGGCCAACGATGCCAACTGCTTTGCCTTGTCCGAAGCGGTTGACGGTAGCGGGCAAGGCGCTGAAATCGTTTTCGGCATCATCCTCGGTACAGGCGTCGGCGGCGGTATCGTCATCGATGGCAAGGTCATCCGGGGAGCCAATGCCATCAGCGGAGAATGGGGGCACAACCCCCTGCCCCTGCCGGCGCTGGATGATCTCCCCTTGCCGGATTGCTACTGCGGACGACAGGGCTGCATTGAATCCTATCTATCCGGCCCGGCGCTGGTTCGCGAGCACTTCAATCGCCACGGTCAACAGCTCGATGTTGCCGAAATCGATCGTCGGGCAAGCGCCGGTGATGCCGCTTGCGAAAGTACGCTGCAGCGCTTCGAGCAACGCCTGGGGAAGGCGCTTGCCGGGGTGATCAATATTCTTGATCCGCAAGTCATCGTCCTGGGTGGAGGCCTGTCGAAAATGACCCGGCTGTATCGGCATTTACCTGTCTGCTGCGGTCCACATATCTTTTCGGATGTTTTCCAGACACGTTTCGAACCACCCAAACATGGGGATTCCTCGGGGGTCCGTGGCGCCGCATGGTTGTGGAATTGA
- a CDS encoding TrkH family potassium uptake protein produces MTRFAPVYRALGMIIMLFGLTMLAPLILSYATNDGAQAVYDESFGLTMLSGAFLWYRYRNCKRELTIRDGFLMVVLVWSVLPAFAAIPLMLQLGISHTDAYFETVSGLTTTGSTVLSNIDQLPMSINLWRHQLVWVGGMGLIVLAIAVLPLLGIGGRQMFKAETPGPMKDAKMTPRIAETAKGLWLVYLGVTVACCLSFRLAGMNWFDAVCHTFSTMGLGGFSTHDASFGYFDSPAIEAVAIVFMLIAGMNFGTLFLAVSGRSLRPYLQDPEAGWFIGVTLVSIFVVAVYIWKDGIYADLDTAMRHAAFNLVSIATTTGFASVDFALWPIFAPLWMLFLSSFATSAGSTGGGIKMMRALLLYKQVYRELLRAMHPSAVYNIRIGGQVASQPILFAVLAFAFMYMVSIVSLTLVLAFTGLDIVTAFTAIVASVNNTGPGLGLVGPSTTYEVLEDFQTWVCIFAMLLGRLEIFTLLVVLTPAFWRK; encoded by the coding sequence ATGACCCGCTTTGCCCCCGTTTACCGTGCTCTGGGCATGATCATCATGCTTTTCGGTCTGACCATGCTGGCGCCGCTGATTCTCTCGTATGCGACCAATGACGGTGCGCAGGCGGTATATGACGAATCTTTTGGCTTGACCATGTTGAGCGGGGCTTTCCTCTGGTATCGCTATCGCAATTGCAAACGCGAACTGACCATTCGTGACGGATTTTTGATGGTCGTGCTGGTCTGGTCGGTTCTGCCTGCCTTTGCTGCCATACCGCTGATGCTCCAACTCGGGATCAGCCATACCGACGCCTATTTCGAAACCGTCTCCGGTTTGACGACGACCGGATCGACGGTGTTGTCGAATATCGATCAGCTACCGATGTCGATCAACCTGTGGCGTCACCAGTTGGTCTGGGTCGGTGGCATGGGGTTGATCGTGCTGGCGATTGCCGTGCTTCCTTTGCTCGGGATTGGCGGCCGTCAAATGTTCAAGGCCGAGACACCCGGTCCGATGAAGGATGCCAAGATGACGCCGCGCATTGCCGAAACGGCCAAGGGGCTGTGGCTGGTTTATCTGGGCGTGACGGTTGCCTGTTGCCTCTCCTTCCGTCTGGCCGGGATGAACTGGTTCGATGCGGTTTGCCACACTTTTTCGACGATGGGTTTGGGCGGTTTTTCAACCCACGATGCGAGTTTCGGCTATTTTGATTCGCCGGCCATTGAAGCGGTCGCAATTGTCTTCATGCTGATTGCCGGGATGAATTTCGGCACCCTGTTCCTGGCCGTCAGCGGCCGTTCCCTGCGGCCCTATCTGCAGGACCCGGAGGCCGGCTGGTTTATCGGTGTGACGCTGGTCAGTATTTTCGTTGTCGCGGTCTACATCTGGAAAGACGGAATTTACGCCGATCTTGACACGGCCATGCGTCATGCCGCCTTCAATCTGGTATCAATTGCCACAACGACCGGTTTTGCCAGCGTCGATTTCGCCTTGTGGCCCATTTTTGCGCCCCTGTGGATGCTGTTTCTGTCCAGTTTTGCCACCAGCGCCGGGTCGACCGGGGGCGGCATCAAAATGATGCGTGCCCTGCTGCTCTACAAGCAGGTCTATCGGGAATTGCTGCGAGCCATGCATCCGAGCGCGGTGTACAACATCCGGATCGGCGGCCAGGTCGCATCGCAGCCTATCCTGTTTGCAGTGCTCGCCTTTGCCTTTATGTACATGGTCAGCATTGTGTCGCTGACCCTGGTGCTCGCTTTCACGGGGCTGGACATCGTTACCGCTTTTACTGCGATTGTCGCCAGCGTGAACAATACCGGGCCGGGTCTTGGCCTGGTTGGTCCGTCGACAACCTATGAAGTGCTGGAGGATTTCCAGACCTGGGTCTGCATTTTTGCCATGCTGCTCGGGCGTCTTGAAATCTTTACCCTGCTAGTGGTGCTGACCCCGGCTTTCTGGCGTAAGTGA